ACGCCGTCGAGATCGTCGTCCAATCCACCTTTGGTAATCGCATTCAGAAACACGCTGTTCCAAATGTAGTAGGCATTCTCTGCGGCCTTCACATCCATGGCGTCGGATGAATCCTTGGGTCTGAAGGGAACCATGTTGTACACCACTCCCACCCGGGCGACGGTGCGATCGCCGCCGGCGTCCTGGCGGTCGCCCTCCTTGACGGCGTCGTACATCCTCGCGTGCGCCTCGATCATGGCGACGAGTGCGGTTTGCGCCTCATGCAGTTTCAGGAGTTGGGCGGGTGGGTTCGATCGCTCCGAGTTGGGGAAGATGTATGCCGGCAGAACCACGGCCATCGGTTCATTCAGCGTCGCCCAGAGATCGACCTCCGCGCCGAACTCGCGGGCGCAGAATCCGGCATACTTGGCCATCTCGCGCACGATCCGTTCGCGATCCACCCACCCACGCGCCGCGCAGGATGCCAGATCCTGGTGGCAGGCGATGGCATCGTGGATCCAAAGGGGCAAAGTGTAGTGGTTGAGTGTGACGAACGGTTCGAGCCCGCGCGCGCGTAGCGCTGAGAGGACCGCGTGGTAGTGATCGAGCGCGGCGGGACTCGCGGCAGCTCTTAGGTCTTCGTACGTTGAGAGGCCATCGGTGGCGGTGGGGAAAATGCGGCTCCATTCAAGACTGAATCGAAAGGCATTGTTCCGGAGTTGAATCGCCGCGAGGTCGAAGTCCGATTCGTAGAGCTCCCAGTGGCCCGCGCCGGAGGAGGGCGGCTGCTTCGAGAGGTAGGTCACGGGACTCTCCAGTGTTACGGGCGACGTGACATACTGGTACCAATCGGAGTTGGAGTCCTCGCACTGTTCGCGGGGGAGGGTGGGGCAGCCCATGTCGACCTGGAACCCCGCGATGGCGGTGCCGAAGAGAAAATCTTTGGGAAATCCAGCCGACTTGGACGCTGAACCGCAGGCGGCCAACATCGCCGCGGCCGCCAAGATCGATCCGAACTTGACTGGCGGGCAAGGTGGCATGGTTGGAAAAGGCGATCCCGAGGCTACTTCAGATCCCGGGCCGAGACGCCCAGTTTGGCCAGCCGGCTTTGGAGCGTGGTCGGCTTGAGGTTGAGAACCTTCGCCGCCCCGGCCGTTCCGTATATCTTGCCATTGGTCGATCGAAGGATCTGGCGGAGGTAGTTCCGCTGGATCTCCTCGCAGTATTGATCGACTTCTCCGAGCGACTGAAATCCCTGCGGATAGCGGCTTTTGCGGGGGTGGGCGAAGTTGATGTGCGTGTCGTTGATGACATGCCCGTCGCAGAGAATAACGGCGCGTTCCAGGAGGTGTTCGATTTCGCGCACATTCCCGGGCCATTCATAGGCCATGAACAGGTCCATCACCCGGGGACTGACCTCCGTGATGCGCTTGCTCATCTTCAACGCGAACTTCCGGATGAAATGATTCGTGAGGGGCGCCAGATCTTCCTTCCGTTCGCGGAGCGGAGGCAGATGAATCGGGAAGACGTTCAGCCGGTAGAAAAGGTCCTCGCGGAACTGGCCCGCTGTCACCAGCGGTTCCAGGGGACGATTGGTGGCGGCGATGATGCGGACATCGACCTTGATGGGCTGGGAGCCGCCGACGCGCTCGATCTCTTTTTCCTGGAGGGCGCGGAGAAGCTTGACTTGGACGGTGGGAGGAATATCCACCACCTCATCGAGGAAGAGGGTCCCGCCACTCGCCAGTTCGAAGCGTCCGGGTTTGCGGGCGATGGCCCCGGTGAATGCGCCTTTCTCGTGACCGAACAACTCGCTTTCAATCAGCGTTTCCGGAAGGGATGAGCAATTCACTTTGATGAGAGCGCGATCCCGACGGCTCGAAAGAACGTGGATGGCCCGCGCGACGAGTTCCTTGCCGGTCCCCGTTTCTCCGGTGATCAGGACCGTCGAGTCCGTGATGGCCACGCGCCGCGCGGCAGAAAGCGAGGCCGTCAGCGCCGGACTGGAGCCGACAATTTCCGAGAACTGAGTGGTAATTTCATCTTTAAGGTAGATGTTCTCCTGTTGAAGTTCTTCCTTGAGCTGGATCGTCTCTTCCAGTTTCCGCACGGTGAGCGCGAGTTGCGCGTTCGCCCCTTCGAGCTCGCGATTGCGCTTGTTGAGGGCGTCCATCAGCCGTCCGTTCTCGACGGCCGTGGCCATCTGGCCGGCGATTTCCCGGACGAGATCGGCGTGGGCCGGTTTGTAAGCGTCCTTCCGGCGGGAGGAGAAGAACATGACGCCGATGGGACGGCCGCCGGCAAGGAGAGGGAGCGTGAGATTCGATATCATTCCTTCGCGAACGATGCGCCGCGTGGAGTCGGATCCCGGCTTCTTCTCCATGTAGGACTGGAGATCGTTGATAATGCGAACACGGCCCTCTTTCATGAGCGGTTCGAGCGTAGAGTCCTTGAGTTTTCCCGCATACCCGACGGGGATTTCCGGTGTCCCTTCCGTCCTGAGGGAAGTCATCACGATTCGCTCATTCGGCTCATCCACGGTGGCCACTCCGATCCGGTCGAAGGGCACGATGCCCTGGAGCTCGCGGAAGATGATATCCAACACCTCCTGTTCGCTCTTGCCGTGGCTGATCGATTCGATGACATCCTTCAAGACGAGCCATGGCCTCGAAAGTGCGATGGAGGCACCGGACAACGGCGAAGAAGGTGTTTCGCGCATTCGACAAGAATAGCCGGACCACGGCTGCATGTCAACGATGATGACGTTGCGCAACGCAATAGTCGGTGCAGGTTTGCCAGGTTACGACATGAGTGAACAGATATACTAATACTTACGATATCATAACTATATGATCGATGGCATCGTTATTGCGAATATAGTCTGTCAGCGATGGATTACGATGTCCCATGCCAAGAAGAATCACTTTCGATAGGAGGGAAACGTGGCGCTGTTTATTACTGAAGAATGCACGAACTGCGGCGTGTGCGAACCGGAGTGCCCGAATGAAGCGATTTACGAATCCGGCGTGAAATGGGTCTACCCAGGCGAGTCGGGTGACCATGATCCCCTCGACGCTTCGAAGTTGGGCTCAGACGTCTACTACATTGTCCCGTCGAAGTGCACCGAGTGCGCGGGACACTACGACACATCGCAATGCGTGGACGTTTGTCCGGTTGACTGCATCATCAAGCATCCGGAATTCCCGGAAACGAAGGATCAACTCACCGCCAAGTACAATACGCTGATGTCCTTGGCCGGCGTTCGGGCCGCCTGAGGTGCTCGGAGACAAGCCGTGAACGGTCTGGAACAAGAAGTCCTCAAGGCCCTCGCGAATGTCAAAGACCCGGATCTGGGCCGCGACATCGTGTCACTCGGCTTCGTCAAGAACCTCAATGTGAACGGCGATGCCGCCCGCTTCACCATCGAGCTGACCACGCCGGCCTGTCCCGTGAAAGACAAGTTGAAGGAAGAGGCGCAGACGTGGGTCCGCCGGATGGTCCCCGCCCTGAAGCGAGTGGATGTGGACATGACGGCGCAGGTTCGTCCGACCCTGGGTGAGAAGAAATCTCAGATGTGTCCCGAGGTGAAAAACATCATACCCATCGCCAGTGGCAAGGGCGGCGTTGGAAAATCGACGGTCACCGCGAATCTCGCCATCGCCCTTTCGAGGATGGGAGCGTCCGTGGGTGTCATGGATGCGGACGTCTACGGCCCGAGTATTCCGATGATTCTCGGGTGCAGCGGCGCCCCTCGAGTGGTGGACAACAAGATCCAGCCGATGGAGCAGTACGGACTCAAGATCATCTCGTTCGGGTTCTTCATTCCGGCGGGAGACGCGGTGATCTGGCGGGGTCCGATGCTCCACAAGACCGTTCAGCAGTTTCTCGGGGACGTCGCCTGGGGCCCGCTCGACTACCTCCTCGTGGATCTCCCGCCGGGAACGGGCGACGTGCAACTCAGTCTCTGCCAAACGATTCCCCTAACGGGCGCGGTGGTGGTCTCGACGCCCCAGGACGTTGCGCTGAACGTAGCACAGAAGGCTATCTACATGTTTCGGAAACTCAACTGTCCCATTCTGGGGATCGTGGAGAACATGAGCGGTTTTGTGTGCGACGGCTGCGGCAAGCGCCACGACATCTTCGGGAGCGGTGGCGCGCGGCGGGCCTGCGACCGATTGGCCGTGCCGTTTCTCGGCGAGATTCCGCTCGATACGGAGATCCGCACCGCCTCCGACCAGGGGCAGCCCGTGGTCCTGGAAGGGCACCCCGCCTCGGAAAAATCGAATGTGTTTCGCTCCGTGGCCCAGAATCTGGCCGCTCAGGTGAGCATCCGGCTGATGCAGGCGGATGCCGTACCGGTGAAGATCTCATTCTAGGGACTACCATGGCTGCTAATCCCGAGCTTCAGGAATTCACGGATCGCCAGTACAGGTGGGGGTTCGTCTCCGACATCGAGGAGGAGCGTGTCCCCCGCGGTCTCAGTGAAGACATCGTTCGCCTGATCTCGGCCAAAAAGAACGAGCCGGAATTCATGTTGGATTGGAGGCTCCGCGCCCTCAGACATTGGGTCAAGATGGAAGAGCCGCACTGGCAGAACGTCAAGTTTCCCCCGATTGATTACCAGGACATCGTGTATTACGCCGCCCCCAAGCCAAGGAAACAGGTTGGGAGTATGGACGAGGTCGACCCCGAAGTCCGCGCCACTTTCGAAAAACTGGGGATTCCACTCGAAGAGCAGATGCGGCTCTCCGGGGTGGCGGTGGATGCCGTGCTGGACAGCGTGTCCGTGGCGACCACGTTCAAGGAGAAGCTGGCGCAGGTGGGGGTGATCTTCTGCTCGTTCTCGGAGGCGGTGCAAAAACATCCGGAGCTGGTGCAGAAGTACCTCGGAACCGTGGTGCCCTATGGCGACAACTATTTTGCCGCCCTCAATTCGGCCGTGTTCAGCGACGGGTCGTTCTGCTACGTCCCCAAGGGTGTTCGCTGTCCGATGGAGCTTTCCACCTACTTCCGGATCAACGCCGCCGATACGGGGCAGTTCGAGCGAACGCTGATCGTCGCCGATGAAGGAGCGTATGTCAGCTACCTGGAGGGCTGCACGGCGCCCGTCCGGGACAAGAACCAACTCCATGCGGCCGTGGTGGAATTGGTCGCGTTGGAAAACGCTCAGATCAAGTACTCGACGGTGCAGAATTGGTATCCGGGAGACAAGAACGGAAAGGGTGGGATCTACAATTTTGTGACCAAGCGGGGCCGATGCACCGGCGCAAACTCCAAGATTTCCTGGACCCAGGTGGAAACCGGTTCGGCCATCACCTGGAAATATCCCAGTGTCATTCTCGATGGCGAGAATTCCGTCGGGGAGTTTTACTCCGTGGCGCTGACGAACAACTACCAGCAGGCGGATACGGGGACAAAGATGATTCATATGGGGAAAAATACGAAGAGCACCATCATTTCGAAGGGCATTTCGGCGGGACACGGTCAGAACACCTATCGCGGCTTGGTCAAAGTCCAGAAGAAAGCGGCCAACGCGCGCAACTACTCCCAGTGCGATTCTCTTCTGATCGGAGCGAAGTGCGGCGCGCACACATTTCCCTACATCGAGGTGGGGAACAAATCATCCAAGGTCGAGCACGAGGCGTCCACCTCCAAAATCGGCGAGGACCAGCTCTTCTACTGCCGGCAGCGTGGGATCTCGGAGGAGGACGCGGTCTCCATGATCGTCAACGGTTTCTGCAAACAAGTGTTCAAGGAATTGCCGATGGAGTTTGCGGTGGAGGCCCAGAAGTTGATGAGCGTGAGCCTGGAAGGAGCGATTGGATGAAGGGCTTTCAGCTATCAGCGTTCAGCAGTCAGCCGGATCGGAGGCGCCGGCCGGCTCAGGGCTGAATGCTGATAGCTGATCGCTGATGGCTGCCATGCTTGAAATAAGAAATCTCCACGTGAACGTGAACGGGCGCGAGATCCTCAAGGGGGTCGATCTCGTCGTCCAGGCCGGAGAGGTCCACGCCATCATGGGTCCGAACGGTTCGGGAAAGAGCACGCTCGCGCAGGTGCTCGCGGGGCGCGACACGTACACGGTGACTCAGGGCGAGGCCTTGTACATGGGCAAGAATCTGCTCGAACTCCAGCCTGAGGATCGTGCGGCCGAGGGGCTGTTTCTGGCCTTCCAGTATCCGGTGGAAATTCCAGGCGTAGGAAACGCCTACTTTCTACGAGCGGCTCTGAACGCCATGCGGAAGCGGAAGGGTTTGGAAGAGCTGGATGCCGTGGATTTCCTGTCGCTGGCGAAGGACAAACTCAAACTGGTTCAGATGGATCCGAGCTTCCTCAACCGATCCGTCAATGAAGGATTCTCCGGGGGCGAGAAGAAGCGGAACGAAGTGTTCCAAATGGCGGTCCTGGAGCCGAAGCTTGCCGTTCTGGATGAAACAGACTCCGGTCTGGACATCGATGCCCTGCGGATCGTGGCCGACGGTGTCAACGCACTGAGGGGGGCGGATCGGGCGATGATGGTGATCACGCATTATCAGCGCCTTCTGAACTACATTGTTCCCGATCGAGTGCACGTTCTTCAGGACGGAAAAATCGTTGAGTCCGGTGGGAAGGAATTGGCAGAGGAGTTGGAACGAAGCGGGTACCGGCGGGAGCGGAACGGTTCGACGCCTCCTCCTGAAAGCCCATGAGCTGGAGCATGGGGCCCAAGGAGCTCTACCTGTCTCATTTCGAGCGCATGGGCCGCACGCGGGGCGTGGATGGCTCCCCTTGGATCGAGGCCCTGCGAACGGCGGCGATGGCGCGATTTGCCGAGATCGGGTTTCCGACACCCCAGGATGAGGATTGGAAATACACCAACGTGTCGCCCATCGCGAAGACGGCCTTCAATCCGGCGACCCGGGATCCGGCGGATTCGGTGCGGCTCCGGCTCTTCAAGGAAGCCATGGTGGAACCGGGTCCGCATGTTCTGGTGTTTGTGAACGGTGCCCACGCGCCGGAGATCTCGACCATTCGCCGCCTCCCCGGAGGCGCGCGGGTCCAGAGCCTTCTGGAGGCCGCGGACGAATCGAAATCGATCGTGGAATCTCATCTCGGGCGTCATGCTCTGTTCCGGGACCGGGCCTTCACGGCCCTGAATACCGCGTTCATCCACGATGGTGCGTTCGTGCATATTCCCAAGGGTATTGAAGTCAGGGACCCGATTCACCTTCTGTTCATCGCGACCACGCGGGCATTCCATGGAGAGTCATCTCGTGGCCCTCGGAGCGAAGCGGAGGGGGCGACCCATGGAGAACCGTGGGTCTCCCACCCGAGGAATCTCATCGTGGTCGAGGAGGGGGCATCGGCGGCCGTGGTGGAGACCTACGTGGGGCATGAGGAAGGGGTGTATTTCACCAACGCCGTGACTGAGGTGGCGGCGGGTCCGGGCGCGAGGGTGGAGCACTACAAGGTTCAGAGAGAGAGCGGAAGCGCCTTTCATGTGGCCGCCGTACAGGCGCGGCAGGCAAGGGACAGCCGATTCACCTCTTTCTCGCTCTCGCTGGGCGGGGCGCTGACGCGCAATGACTATGGCGTCGTCCTCGCCGAGGAAGGAAGCGAATGCGATATGGATGGCCTGTACATGGCCGATGGCCGCAGGCATGTGGACACGCATACCCTCATTGACCATGCCCGGCCGGGCTGTAGGAGTTCCGAGGTGTACCGGGGTGTGCTCGACGGCTCGGCCCGGGGGGTGTTCAACGGTCGGATCGTGGTCCGTCCGGATGCGATCAAGACGGATGCCACGCAGTCGAACAAGAATCTCCTCCTTTCAGAGGAAGCCTCGGTGAAAACGAAGCCGCAACTCGAAATCTTTGCGGACGACGTGAAATGCGCGCACGGCGCAACCGTCGGTCAATTGGACGAGGACGCCATGTTTTACCTTCGGTCACGCGGTTTGGATCGGGAGGCCGCTTCGACCGTGCTGACCTACGCGTTTGCCAATGAGGTTCTCAGCCGAATCCGCCGCGAGGCGCTCAGGGGGTACCTCGAAAAGCTCGTGGCTTCACGCCTTCCGGCCGCCGCGGCGCTGGGATTCTATGAGGAATCTTCTCGCCGTCCCCGAAGCGGAGCGGAGGGGAGACTATTGTGGGGGAAATCCTGATGGCTCTGGCGGTGGCTCGGAAAGAATCGGTGGCCTCGCGACGCGCGATGGAGGCCGTGAAAGCCCTGGATGTCGCCCGGATCAGGAGGGATTTTCCCATCCTGAAACGAAAAGTACGTGGGAGGCCTCTAGTTTATCTGGACAATGCGGCCACCACACAGAAACCGGCGGCCGTCATCGAGGCCATTCGAGACTACTATTCACGCTACAACGCGAATATTCATCGCGGCGTGCATCAGCTCTCCGAACAGGCGACGGATGGGTTCGAGAAATCCCGCGAGCTGATTCGGTCGTTCCTTGGTGCCGGAGAGACGAGGGAGATCGTGTTTGTTCGGGGTGCGACGGAGGGGATCAATCTGGTGGCTCAGAGTCTTGGCAGGAAGTTCGTGTCCAAGGGGGATGAAATCGTTGTAACCACCATGGAGCACCACTCCAATATCGTACCGTGGCAGATGCTATGTGAGGGAACCGGCGCCGTCTTGCGTGTGGTCCCCATCAGCGACCGGGGGGAATTGGAGTTGGATTCGTTCGACCGACTTCTCAGCTCGAAGACCCGCCTGGTGGCGGTGACGCACGTGTCGAATGCGCTGGGGACGGTGAACCCCATCGACGTAATTGTCAGACATGCCCATTCCGCCGGAGCAGCGGTGCTCGTGGATGGCGCACAGGCGGTTCCCCACATGAAGGTGGATGTCAAGAGCCTGGATTGCGACTTCTACGTGTTTTCCTCACACAAGGTCTATGGTCCCACCGGGATCGGCGTTGTCTACGGCAAGCGCCGCTGGTTGGAGGAGATGCCGCCTTATCAGGGGGGCGGAGACATGATCGCCTCGGTCACTTTTGAGAAAACCCTCTACAATCGTTTGCCTTACAAGTTTGAGGCGGGCACGCCGGACATCGCGGGCGCCATCGGCTTGGGAGCGGCCCTCGAATATGTGAATCACATCGGTCTCGGCGCGATAGCGCGGCATGAGACGGACTTGTTGATCCATGCTGCTGAATCGTTGGAGGAAATAGACGGGGTAAGGCTGATCGGCAAGGCTGCGGAGAGGGCCGCCGTTGTGTCCTTCGTTGTCGATGGAGTGCATCCGCATGATCTGGGCACATTTCTGGACCAAGAGGGAATCGCCATCCGAACGGGCCATCACTGCGCGCAGCCGGTCATGCAGCGGTACGGGATACCCGCCACGGCCCGGGCGTCCTTCGGAATGTACAACACGAAGAGCGAAGTCGATGCACTGGCGAAAGGAATCAGGAAGGCACAGGAGTTTTTCGCGTGACAACAGCTCGGAAGTCCCACGAGGAGTCGCCCCACGAGCTCAGGAGCGGGGAGGAGGGAACTGACGTTCGCGAGCTGTATCAGGAGTTGATTCTGGACCACAGCCGGAATCCGCGGAATTTTCGGAAGATTGACGGCGCCGGCCACCATGCCGAGGGGTACAACCCGCTCTGCGGGGATCGGTTCACCGTCTACCTCGACGTTCAGAATGGTGTGGTCAAGAATATCGGCTTCGAGGGATCGGGGTGCGCCATTTCCAAAGCATCAGCTTCGGTGATGACCCAAAGTGTCAAAGGGAAGACTCCGGCAGAAGTGACGGCGCTGATCGACCGCTTTCGGAACCTGGTGACTGGGGAAGATGCCGGAGCGGCCGGATCGATGGAATCCCTG
The nucleotide sequence above comes from Nitrospirota bacterium. Encoded proteins:
- a CDS encoding glycoside hydrolase family 1 protein, yielding MAAAAMLAACGSASKSAGFPKDFLFGTAIAGFQVDMGCPTLPREQCEDSNSDWYQYVTSPVTLESPVTYLSKQPPSSGAGHWELYESDFDLAAIQLRNNAFRFSLEWSRIFPTATDGLSTYEDLRAAASPAALDHYHAVLSALRARGLEPFVTLNHYTLPLWIHDAIACHQDLASCAARGWVDRERIVREMAKYAGFCAREFGAEVDLWATLNEPMAVVLPAYIFPNSERSNPPAQLLKLHEAQTALVAMIEAHARMYDAVKEGDRQDAGGDRTVARVGVVYNMVPFRPKDSSDAMDVKAAENAYYIWNSVFLNAITKGGLDDDLDGVPTSRPDLAGRTDFIGINYYTRATIEGLPTAILPEFSPLTAFNPASIQPWEDYPRGIYETLMAVKEMGLPALISENGTPDGNDDGTAPKSLVRHLTWVQRAIRDGADVWGYFYWSLLDSYEWNRGMDVPMGLFAVDWHNPMKPRTARQGAAVYARIAASRSIPTDLAALYPAPE
- a CDS encoding sigma 54-interacting transcriptional regulator — protein: MRETPSSPLSGASIALSRPWLVLKDVIESISHGKSEQEVLDIIFRELQGIVPFDRIGVATVDEPNERIVMTSLRTEGTPEIPVGYAGKLKDSTLEPLMKEGRVRIINDLQSYMEKKPGSDSTRRIVREGMISNLTLPLLAGGRPIGVMFFSSRRKDAYKPAHADLVREIAGQMATAVENGRLMDALNKRNRELEGANAQLALTVRKLEETIQLKEELQQENIYLKDEITTQFSEIVGSSPALTASLSAARRVAITDSTVLITGETGTGKELVARAIHVLSSRRDRALIKVNCSSLPETLIESELFGHEKGAFTGAIARKPGRFELASGGTLFLDEVVDIPPTVQVKLLRALQEKEIERVGGSQPIKVDVRIIAATNRPLEPLVTAGQFREDLFYRLNVFPIHLPPLRERKEDLAPLTNHFIRKFALKMSKRITEVSPRVMDLFMAYEWPGNVREIEHLLERAVILCDGHVINDTHINFAHPRKSRYPQGFQSLGEVDQYCEEIQRNYLRQILRSTNGKIYGTAGAAKVLNLKPTTLQSRLAKLGVSARDLK
- a CDS encoding 4Fe-4S binding protein, which translates into the protein MALFITEECTNCGVCEPECPNEAIYESGVKWVYPGESGDHDPLDASKLGSDVYYIVPSKCTECAGHYDTSQCVDVCPVDCIIKHPEFPETKDQLTAKYNTLMSLAGVRAA
- a CDS encoding Mrp/NBP35 family ATP-binding protein, with translation MNGLEQEVLKALANVKDPDLGRDIVSLGFVKNLNVNGDAARFTIELTTPACPVKDKLKEEAQTWVRRMVPALKRVDVDMTAQVRPTLGEKKSQMCPEVKNIIPIASGKGGVGKSTVTANLAIALSRMGASVGVMDADVYGPSIPMILGCSGAPRVVDNKIQPMEQYGLKIISFGFFIPAGDAVIWRGPMLHKTVQQFLGDVAWGPLDYLLVDLPPGTGDVQLSLCQTIPLTGAVVVSTPQDVALNVAQKAIYMFRKLNCPILGIVENMSGFVCDGCGKRHDIFGSGGARRACDRLAVPFLGEIPLDTEIRTASDQGQPVVLEGHPASEKSNVFRSVAQNLAAQVSIRLMQADAVPVKISF
- the sufB gene encoding Fe-S cluster assembly protein SufB; this translates as MAANPELQEFTDRQYRWGFVSDIEEERVPRGLSEDIVRLISAKKNEPEFMLDWRLRALRHWVKMEEPHWQNVKFPPIDYQDIVYYAAPKPRKQVGSMDEVDPEVRATFEKLGIPLEEQMRLSGVAVDAVLDSVSVATTFKEKLAQVGVIFCSFSEAVQKHPELVQKYLGTVVPYGDNYFAALNSAVFSDGSFCYVPKGVRCPMELSTYFRINAADTGQFERTLIVADEGAYVSYLEGCTAPVRDKNQLHAAVVELVALENAQIKYSTVQNWYPGDKNGKGGIYNFVTKRGRCTGANSKISWTQVETGSAITWKYPSVILDGENSVGEFYSVALTNNYQQADTGTKMIHMGKNTKSTIISKGISAGHGQNTYRGLVKVQKKAANARNYSQCDSLLIGAKCGAHTFPYIEVGNKSSKVEHEASTSKIGEDQLFYCRQRGISEEDAVSMIVNGFCKQVFKELPMEFAVEAQKLMSVSLEGAIG
- the sufC gene encoding Fe-S cluster assembly ATPase SufC, whose translation is MLEIRNLHVNVNGREILKGVDLVVQAGEVHAIMGPNGSGKSTLAQVLAGRDTYTVTQGEALYMGKNLLELQPEDRAAEGLFLAFQYPVEIPGVGNAYFLRAALNAMRKRKGLEELDAVDFLSLAKDKLKLVQMDPSFLNRSVNEGFSGGEKKRNEVFQMAVLEPKLAVLDETDSGLDIDALRIVADGVNALRGADRAMMVITHYQRLLNYIVPDRVHVLQDGKIVESGGKELAEELERSGYRRERNGSTPPPESP
- the sufD gene encoding Fe-S cluster assembly protein SufD produces the protein MGPKELYLSHFERMGRTRGVDGSPWIEALRTAAMARFAEIGFPTPQDEDWKYTNVSPIAKTAFNPATRDPADSVRLRLFKEAMVEPGPHVLVFVNGAHAPEISTIRRLPGGARVQSLLEAADESKSIVESHLGRHALFRDRAFTALNTAFIHDGAFVHIPKGIEVRDPIHLLFIATTRAFHGESSRGPRSEAEGATHGEPWVSHPRNLIVVEEGASAAVVETYVGHEEGVYFTNAVTEVAAGPGARVEHYKVQRESGSAFHVAAVQARQARDSRFTSFSLSLGGALTRNDYGVVLAEEGSECDMDGLYMADGRRHVDTHTLIDHARPGCRSSEVYRGVLDGSARGVFNGRIVVRPDAIKTDATQSNKNLLLSEEASVKTKPQLEIFADDVKCAHGATVGQLDEDAMFYLRSRGLDREAASTVLTYAFANEVLSRIRREALRGYLEKLVASRLPAAAALGFYEESSRRPRSGAEGRLLWGKS
- a CDS encoding cysteine desulfurase, coding for MDVARIRRDFPILKRKVRGRPLVYLDNAATTQKPAAVIEAIRDYYSRYNANIHRGVHQLSEQATDGFEKSRELIRSFLGAGETREIVFVRGATEGINLVAQSLGRKFVSKGDEIVVTTMEHHSNIVPWQMLCEGTGAVLRVVPISDRGELELDSFDRLLSSKTRLVAVTHVSNALGTVNPIDVIVRHAHSAGAAVLVDGAQAVPHMKVDVKSLDCDFYVFSSHKVYGPTGIGVVYGKRRWLEEMPPYQGGGDMIASVTFEKTLYNRLPYKFEAGTPDIAGAIGLGAALEYVNHIGLGAIARHETDLLIHAAESLEEIDGVRLIGKAAERAAVVSFVVDGVHPHDLGTFLDQEGIAIRTGHHCAQPVMQRYGIPATARASFGMYNTKSEVDALAKGIRKAQEFFA
- a CDS encoding SUF system NifU family Fe-S cluster assembly protein, whose protein sequence is MTTARKSHEESPHELRSGEEGTDVRELYQELILDHSRNPRNFRKIDGAGHHAEGYNPLCGDRFTVYLDVQNGVVKNIGFEGSGCAISKASASVMTQSVKGKTPAEVTALIDRFRNLVTGEDAGAAGSMESLGKLAAFSGVKEFPVRVKCATLAWHTVKAALEGKPSAISTED